The following coding sequences are from one Capsicum annuum cultivar UCD-10X-F1 chromosome 3, UCD10Xv1.1, whole genome shotgun sequence window:
- the LOC107863322 gene encoding heat stress transcription factor B-2a — MTPQPDRNRGEAPAAGEMPRSVPTPFLTKTYQLIEDQSIDDVISWNEDGSTFIVWNPTEFARDLLPKYFKHNNFSSFVRQLNTYGFRKVVPDRWEFGNDSFRRGEKNLLIDIQRRKVATPIVATPCAATTAVVTVVASPPPPPAQPPLAVSTTDSCEEQVVTSNSSAGSTAELLGQNERLRIENLQLNKELNQMKKLCGNIYNMMSNYNADCSTIGNNQSAESISPALKPLDLLRTERAVDQSGRTVCDEENRVEPEAEARLFGFSIGMKRIREGEVAMAEHYQDLRLQQPGVDMKSEPSDQGSNGDNEETSWLLHCGGRNQRTCN; from the exons ATGACTCCACAGCCAGACCGGAATAGAGGAGAGGCGCCGGCGGCTGGTGAAATGCCGAGGTCTGTACCGACACCGTTTTTAACAAAGACTTACCAGCTCATCGAGGATCAATCCATTGATGACGTCATCTCTTGGAACGAAGACGGATCTACTTTCATCGTCTGGAATCCTACCGAGTTTGCTAGAGATTTGCTTCCTAAGTATTTTAAGCATAACAATTTCTCTAGCTTCGTTAGGCAGCTCAACACCTAT GGATTTCGGAAAGTCGTACCTGATCGATGGGAATTCGGAAACGACTCCTTCCGGAGAGGTGAAAAAAATCTCTTAATTGATATCCAGCGTCGGAAGGTCGCGACGCCGATTGTTGCTACTCCTTGCGCAGCTACAACAGCGGTGGTGACTGTAGTTGCCTCGCCTCCACCTCCGCCTGCTCAACCACCGCTGGCTGTATCTACCACGGATTCATGTGAAGAGCAAGTAGTGACGTCGAATTCATCTGCAGGGAGCACAGCAGAGCTTTTAGGACAAAACGAACGGTTAAGGATTGAGAATTTACAGCTCAACAAAGAGTTAAACCAAATGAAGAAGCTATGCggcaatatatataatatgatgtCGAATTACAACGCAGACTGTTCTACCATCGGTAATAATCAATCGGCGGAGAGTATTTCGCCGGCGTTAAAGCCACTTGATCTCTTACGGACGGAGCGGGCCGTTGATCAATCGGGTCGAACCGTATGCGATGAGGAGAACCGGGTTGAACCGGAGGCGGAAGCGAGATTATTCGGGTTCTCGATAGGCATGAAGCGTATTAGAGAAGGTGAGGTAGCAATGGCGGAGCATTATCAGGATTTACGCCTACAGCAACCTGGAGTTGACATGAAATCAGAACCGTCCGATCAAGGAAGTAATGGTGATAATGAAGAGACATCGTGGCTGTTACATTGCGGTGGACGAAATCAACGGACGTGTAATTGA